One genomic region from Gemmatimonadaceae bacterium encodes:
- a CDS encoding nitrous oxide reductase family maturation protein NosD — protein MRPPAILFALCLVCGSASAQQTITVSPSGKLRSITAAIAAARPHDRIVIKTGVYREPTIVVAKPVEITGEGFPVLDGQSARPIMVITADSVTVHGIHFRRVGTSFVEDWAALRVENAKGCSLENNLIDDAFFGIYLARVSQCSIKGNVVRGRNSREMASGNGIHIWQSSQIDIARNRISGHRDGIYFEFVRNSTIAGNVSEKNLRYGLHFMFSDDCRYTANVFRSNGAGVAVMFTRRVEMIGNRFENNWGSAAYGLLLKEISDSRLERNVFSRNTVGLVADGANRLRALENQFSDNGWAVKLEASTDEALFTRNNFTDNTFDVSTNSTQPSAKFAGNYWQDYAGYDLDRNGIGDVPFRPVRLFSVIVAHNSPTIILLRSPFVRLLDTAERIIPALTPELLADASPAMRRFRW, from the coding sequence ATGCGTCCGCCAGCAATTCTGTTCGCACTCTGCCTTGTTTGCGGAAGTGCATCTGCGCAGCAGACGATCACCGTCTCCCCGTCGGGCAAGCTCCGCTCGATTACGGCAGCGATAGCCGCGGCTCGTCCGCACGACCGAATAGTCATCAAGACGGGCGTGTACCGCGAGCCAACGATCGTTGTCGCGAAGCCGGTCGAGATAACCGGCGAGGGATTTCCGGTTCTGGATGGCCAGTCGGCACGGCCGATCATGGTTATCACCGCCGACAGCGTAACGGTCCACGGCATTCACTTCCGGCGCGTTGGCACGAGCTTCGTCGAAGACTGGGCGGCGCTGCGAGTAGAAAACGCAAAGGGATGCTCGCTGGAGAACAATCTCATCGACGACGCTTTTTTCGGCATTTACCTCGCGCGCGTCAGCCAGTGCTCAATAAAGGGGAATGTCGTTCGCGGCCGCAATTCGCGTGAAATGGCTTCAGGAAACGGGATCCACATCTGGCAGTCCAGCCAGATCGACATCGCCCGGAACCGTATTTCGGGTCACCGTGACGGGATCTACTTCGAGTTTGTGCGGAACAGCACGATTGCCGGTAACGTGAGTGAAAAGAATCTCCGTTACGGCCTGCATTTCATGTTCTCGGATGACTGCCGCTACACGGCGAACGTTTTTCGGAGCAATGGCGCGGGTGTCGCCGTCATGTTCACCCGCCGGGTTGAGATGATCGGCAACCGGTTCGAGAACAACTGGGGAAGCGCGGCGTACGGTCTGCTCCTGAAGGAGATCAGTGACAGCCGCCTCGAGCGGAATGTCTTCTCGCGTAACACGGTTGGCCTCGTCGCTGACGGCGCCAATCGACTGCGGGCGCTCGAGAACCAGTTCAGCGACAACGGGTGGGCGGTAAAGCTCGAAGCAAGCACGGATGAAGCTCTTTTCACGCGCAATAACTTCACGGACAACACGTTCGACGTCTCCACGAACAGCACCCAGCCGTCCGCGAAATTCGCGGGCAACTACTGGCAGGACTATGCGGGCTACGATCTCGATCGAAACGGAATCGGCGATGTGCCCTTTCGCCCAGTCCGTCTCTTCTCCGTGATCGTCGCGCACAACTCTCCGACGATAATTCTCCTCCGAAGCCCGTTTGTACGACTGCTCGATACGGCTGAGCGGATAATCCCCGCGCTGACGCCCGAGCTGCTCGCTGACGCTTCACCGGCAATGCGGCGGTTCAGATGGTAG
- a CDS encoding ABC transporter permease subunit, with translation MSPTAKIAAFEVRDVLRSRWLIGYALFFLVVTDALLRFGSSEKALLSLVNVVLFVTPLVTLVFATVYQYNSREFIELLLAQPVKRRQLFGGLYLGVALPLSVVFIASVGVPMIVHRSDNPVALGTLGALLGIGVALTGVFTAIAFLVVARSDDRMKGLGIAIVLWLTLALLYDGVVLLLVMIFADHALEQPLLALMTLNPIDLARVALLLRFDVSALLGYTGAVMRQFFGASAGLAITSSVLALWVAVPLVFAFRGFNRKDF, from the coding sequence ATGAGCCCGACTGCAAAGATTGCCGCTTTTGAGGTGAGGGACGTTCTCAGAAGCCGGTGGCTGATCGGTTACGCTCTTTTCTTCCTCGTCGTAACAGACGCGCTGCTACGCTTCGGCAGCAGTGAGAAGGCTCTCTTGAGCCTCGTAAACGTGGTGCTGTTCGTCACGCCGCTTGTAACGCTCGTGTTCGCGACCGTGTACCAGTACAACTCGCGAGAATTCATCGAGCTGCTGCTCGCGCAACCGGTAAAGCGGCGTCAGCTCTTCGGCGGACTGTATCTGGGCGTCGCTCTTCCGCTGTCGGTCGTGTTCATCGCGAGCGTGGGCGTTCCGATGATCGTCCATCGCAGCGACAACCCCGTCGCCCTCGGCACCCTCGGCGCCCTGCTGGGAATCGGCGTCGCGCTCACAGGAGTCTTCACCGCAATCGCCTTTCTGGTTGTGGCGCGAAGCGACGACAGGATGAAGGGCCTCGGAATCGCCATCGTGCTCTGGCTCACGTTAGCCCTGCTGTACGACGGCGTGGTGCTGCTGCTCGTGATGATCTTTGCCGATCATGCATTGGAGCAGCCGCTGCTGGCGCTCATGACACTCAATCCGATCGATCTCGCTCGAGTCGCTCTGTTGCTGCGATTCGATGTGTCGGCGCTTCTCGGATACACAGGCGCCGTGATGCGGCAGTTCTTCGGCGCCAGCGCCGGTCTCGCCATCACTTCGAGTGTCCTGGCGCTCTGGGTCGCGGTGCCACTGGTATTCGCGTTCCGCGGCTTCAATCGGAAGGACTTTTGA
- a CDS encoding pyridoxamine 5'-phosphate oxidase family protein, translating into MNSTRSTRGTKQPKDKVVFRELGDDEIRALLARNHVGRLAFSFHDRVDIRPIHYVYRDNWLYGRTSPSDKLMTLRHNQWVAFEVDEVRGPFDWESVVAHGSFYQVGKEGTPQHLELKQEALELVRDFAPETFRETDPVPFRTELFAIAIDSLSGRAASTR; encoded by the coding sequence GTGAACTCAACACGCTCGACTCGAGGCACGAAACAGCCGAAAGACAAGGTAGTATTCCGCGAGCTCGGCGATGACGAGATACGCGCGCTGCTCGCGCGAAATCACGTCGGCAGGCTTGCGTTCTCGTTTCACGATCGCGTGGACATCCGGCCAATCCACTACGTCTACCGCGACAACTGGCTCTACGGCCGAACTTCCCCGAGCGACAAGCTCATGACCTTACGCCACAACCAGTGGGTCGCGTTCGAGGTTGACGAGGTTCGCGGGCCTTTCGACTGGGAGAGCGTTGTCGCGCACGGCAGCTTCTATCAAGTCGGGAAGGAAGGAACGCCCCAGCACCTGGAGCTGAAGCAGGAAGCGCTCGAGCTCGTTCGCGATTTTGCGCCTGAAACGTTCCGTGAAACGGATCCCGTTCCATTCCGTACCGAGCTCTTCGCAATTGCAATTGACAGTCTGAGCGGCCGGGCGGCGAGCACCCGATGA
- a CDS encoding universal stress protein, whose amino-acid sequence MITRTTPLQGTEQQWQYETPMTGGVVVGFDGSSASNAALETAGVIAAAKRCAVHVVSVLQPMSSYKLELGGDHSPSQVENLRRQLRDAAIQDAIGTAAERAGWTRQVVIGNAAAQIAKVAERRGADLILLGKTQRGVIDRLVTGETTLQVMRCSSVPVLVVDTGMERPATAVVAIDFGPASKRAARLALEMLGKERGTLYLVYVEEPIDLFPGATIAPVAQHYPGEVLVLFRRVLDDLRVPAGVVVETVMLNGMPVPALEEFCERVGADLLAAGTHGLSRVACFFLGSVSTGLVRRSRIPVLIAPASD is encoded by the coding sequence ATGATAACCCGGACCACGCCTCTCCAGGGCACCGAGCAGCAATGGCAATACGAAACGCCGATGACCGGTGGTGTCGTCGTCGGGTTCGATGGCTCATCCGCTTCTAATGCCGCGCTGGAGACAGCCGGCGTCATAGCCGCCGCGAAGAGGTGCGCAGTGCACGTGGTGAGCGTTCTGCAGCCGATGTCGTCATACAAGCTCGAGCTCGGAGGCGATCACTCTCCTTCCCAGGTTGAAAACCTCCGACGACAATTGCGCGACGCGGCGATCCAGGATGCGATTGGCACAGCTGCCGAGAGAGCCGGCTGGACGCGACAAGTCGTGATAGGTAATGCTGCAGCACAGATCGCAAAGGTGGCGGAAAGACGCGGGGCGGACCTGATTCTTCTGGGGAAGACGCAACGCGGAGTGATAGATCGTCTAGTGACCGGTGAGACAACGCTGCAAGTGATGCGCTGCTCATCCGTACCAGTGTTGGTCGTGGATACCGGGATGGAGAGGCCGGCGACGGCTGTCGTGGCTATTGACTTCGGACCGGCGAGCAAACGAGCGGCGCGGCTGGCGCTGGAGATGCTCGGCAAGGAAAGAGGGACCCTATATCTCGTGTACGTCGAGGAGCCCATCGATCTATTCCCCGGTGCCACGATTGCTCCGGTCGCGCAGCACTACCCGGGCGAGGTCCTGGTTCTTTTCAGGCGCGTACTCGATGATCTTCGGGTTCCGGCCGGAGTCGTTGTCGAGACTGTCATGCTGAATGGAATGCCAGTCCCGGCACTTGAGGAATTCTGCGAGCGCGTCGGAGCCGACCTTCTCGCTGCCGGCACGCACGGCTTGTCGCGTGTCGCCTGCTTCTTCCTCGGCAGCGTATCTACGGGTCTGGTTCGACGATCACGGATACCGGTGCTTATCGCTCCCGCATCGGACTGA
- the nosZ gene encoding Sec-dependent nitrous-oxide reductase, whose protein sequence is MRRFPFLPKPALLFAAGAAAIAVFYACSRTATNTSDVLAGNAASKVYVAPGTYDEYYAFLSGGYNGQVMAYGLPSGRLLKLIGVFSQNPETGWGYSEETRPMLQTTYGLVPWDDTHHTELSQTAGVPDGRWLFVNGNNTPRVARIDLKTFETTEILQIPNAGGGHASPFTTPDTKYIISATRFSVPVPNADVPIPSYKQNFKGTLSFITADQPGRMDIAFQVMMPGFNYDLGHAGKDVSDGWFFFTMYNTEQAYEKLELNASQKDKDFIAAVNYRQAEQCVAQGKAKATSSDYFHNVLDEKTRMARSERRTSVKMLDPRDCPGLVYFLPTPKSPHGVDIDPSGEYIVAGGKLATVIPVHSFSRMQKAIADKQFESDVDGIPVLKYASTIGGEVQKPGLGPLHTEFDGKGNAYTSMFISSEVVKWKLGTWEVLDRMPVYYSVGHIMIPGGDSKKPWGKYLLAMNKITKDRYLPTGPELAQSAQLIDISGDKMKMLLDFPTLGEPHYAQAIPADLVTRTSMKFHKLSENRNPDITASEAAGGIRREGKKVHVNMVAIRSHFAPDNLEGVQLGDTVLFHVTNIEQDWDIVHGFGVMGATNSGIVIPPGETRTIKWIPSMVGVFPFYCTDFCSALHQEMQGYIRVSPAGSNVALSANVSAKAATQVERMKQVPRASSAPR, encoded by the coding sequence ATGAGACGATTTCCTTTCCTTCCGAAGCCGGCGCTGCTCTTTGCCGCCGGTGCTGCAGCGATAGCCGTGTTCTATGCATGCTCGAGAACCGCAACGAATACCAGCGATGTGCTCGCCGGTAACGCGGCCTCGAAGGTCTATGTGGCTCCAGGAACGTACGACGAGTACTACGCGTTCCTGTCCGGGGGGTACAACGGGCAGGTCATGGCTTATGGTCTTCCCTCGGGCCGCCTGCTCAAGCTCATCGGTGTATTCTCCCAGAATCCGGAAACCGGATGGGGATACAGTGAAGAGACCAGGCCGATGCTGCAGACGACCTATGGACTCGTTCCGTGGGACGACACGCATCACACCGAGCTCTCGCAGACCGCTGGAGTGCCGGATGGGCGATGGCTGTTCGTAAACGGGAACAACACGCCCCGTGTCGCGCGAATCGATCTGAAGACATTCGAGACGACTGAGATTCTTCAGATCCCGAACGCGGGCGGCGGCCATGCATCTCCATTCACCACGCCTGACACGAAGTACATCATTTCGGCCACGCGCTTCAGCGTTCCGGTACCGAACGCCGACGTACCGATTCCAAGCTACAAGCAGAACTTCAAGGGCACGCTGTCGTTCATCACCGCGGATCAGCCGGGCAGGATGGACATTGCCTTCCAGGTGATGATGCCCGGGTTCAACTACGACCTTGGTCATGCAGGCAAGGACGTATCGGATGGCTGGTTCTTCTTCACGATGTACAACACAGAGCAGGCGTACGAGAAGCTCGAGCTGAACGCGTCGCAGAAAGACAAGGACTTCATTGCCGCGGTGAATTACCGGCAGGCCGAGCAGTGTGTTGCGCAGGGCAAGGCGAAAGCCACGTCGTCGGACTACTTCCACAACGTGCTTGACGAAAAGACGCGCATGGCCCGCTCCGAGCGCAGGACTTCAGTGAAGATGCTCGACCCTCGCGACTGTCCGGGGCTGGTCTACTTCCTTCCCACGCCAAAGTCCCCGCATGGCGTCGACATCGATCCGTCGGGTGAGTACATCGTTGCCGGCGGGAAACTCGCGACTGTGATTCCGGTCCATTCCTTCAGCAGGATGCAGAAGGCAATTGCTGACAAGCAGTTCGAATCCGACGTGGATGGGATCCCGGTGCTCAAGTATGCGTCGACAATCGGGGGCGAAGTTCAGAAACCCGGTCTGGGGCCGCTGCACACGGAGTTCGACGGAAAGGGCAACGCGTACACCTCGATGTTCATTTCATCCGAGGTCGTGAAGTGGAAGCTCGGCACGTGGGAGGTGCTCGACCGGATGCCTGTGTATTACTCCGTCGGCCACATCATGATTCCGGGCGGCGACAGCAAGAAGCCGTGGGGCAAGTATCTGCTGGCCATGAACAAGATCACCAAGGACCGCTATCTGCCGACAGGGCCGGAGCTCGCGCAGTCGGCACAACTCATCGACATCAGCGGCGACAAGATGAAGATGCTGCTCGATTTCCCGACACTGGGAGAGCCGCACTACGCTCAGGCGATTCCTGCGGATTTGGTCACAAGAACCAGCATGAAGTTCCATAAGCTTTCCGAAAACAGGAATCCGGACATCACCGCCTCGGAAGCAGCGGGTGGGATACGCCGCGAAGGGAAGAAAGTTCACGTCAACATGGTCGCGATCCGAAGCCATTTCGCTCCCGACAATCTCGAGGGCGTGCAGCTCGGCGATACGGTTCTGTTTCACGTCACCAACATCGAGCAGGACTGGGACATCGTCCACGGCTTCGGGGTGATGGGCGCGACCAACTCGGGGATCGTGATCCCGCCGGGTGAGACAAGGACGATCAAGTGGATCCCGTCGATGGTTGGCGTCTTTCCCTTCTACTGCACGGATTTCTGCTCGGCGCTCCACCAGGAGATGCAAGGCTACATCAGGGTGTCGCCGGCAGGCTCGAATGTCGCGCTGTCCGCGAACGTGAGTGCAAAGGCCGCGACGCAGGTAGAACGGATGAAGCAGGTTCCACGTGCGTCAAGCGCTCCTCGCTGA
- a CDS encoding dienelactone hydrolase family protein, whose protein sequence is MTTIAYDRPIDRTVRITLDGAFIEADWTMPLDPTGVVIFAQGSGSSRFSRRNRMVARRLYDQKFATLLLDLLTPDEEREDALTAALRFDVRFLAERVALAARWLKDESEASGLPVGYFGTGTGAGAALLSAADMPSLVQAVVSRGGRPDLADVALRKVEAATLLIVGSNDTAILELNRWAYWRLNCERRLAVVPGASHLFEERGAFDSVTTLTSEWFDGHLS, encoded by the coding sequence ATGACAACGATCGCCTATGACAGGCCAATCGATCGAACAGTGCGAATCACCCTTGACGGCGCGTTCATAGAAGCCGACTGGACGATGCCACTCGATCCGACGGGCGTCGTCATATTCGCCCAGGGAAGTGGCAGCAGCCGGTTCAGTCGTCGAAATCGGATGGTCGCACGAAGACTTTACGACCAGAAATTCGCGACTCTGCTGCTCGACCTCCTCACTCCTGATGAAGAACGTGAGGATGCACTTACAGCTGCGCTGCGCTTCGACGTGAGATTTCTTGCGGAGCGCGTGGCACTCGCGGCGCGCTGGCTGAAAGACGAGAGCGAAGCTTCCGGTCTGCCTGTTGGATACTTCGGGACGGGTACCGGTGCCGGCGCCGCTTTGCTATCTGCTGCCGACATGCCATCTCTCGTTCAAGCTGTCGTCTCGCGTGGCGGCCGACCTGATCTCGCAGACGTCGCTCTGCGCAAAGTAGAGGCGGCCACGCTGCTGATCGTCGGTAGCAACGACACCGCAATCCTGGAGCTCAACCGATGGGCATATTGGCGCCTGAATTGCGAGCGTCGCCTCGCCGTCGTGCCAGGCGCAAGCCACCTTTTCGAAGAACGCGGGGCATTCGATTCCGTCACGACCCTCACCTCAGAGTGGTTTGACGGGCATCTGAGCTAG
- a CDS encoding CBS domain-containing protein → MLRLRDIMTRRVMTLEPQMTLREAMEILTARHVSGAPVVSGQRVVGVISAGDLLSFAATPPRDDQARPERVPAGEWSEVPEWNEIPNLGDDDDSHSFFTDMWDEHTEETDEVIDSQGKSSSDVLSNHLVEDVMTKTIRWLSPDADVRSAADMMREYGIHRVLVLNRGHLVGLVSAMDIARAVAERQLPNRSFVFDKTS, encoded by the coding sequence ATGCTCAGATTACGCGACATAATGACTCGACGGGTGATGACTCTCGAGCCGCAGATGACCCTCCGGGAAGCGATGGAGATTCTCACCGCGCGACATGTGAGCGGCGCACCCGTCGTTTCAGGACAGCGCGTCGTCGGGGTGATTTCGGCCGGCGATCTCCTGTCCTTTGCCGCGACCCCGCCGCGTGACGACCAAGCCCGGCCGGAACGGGTTCCCGCCGGCGAGTGGAGTGAAGTCCCCGAATGGAACGAGATCCCCAATCTCGGCGATGACGATGACTCACATTCCTTCTTTACCGATATGTGGGACGAGCACACTGAAGAGACGGACGAGGTAATCGACAGTCAGGGCAAGTCCTCGTCGGACGTGCTATCGAACCACCTGGTAGAGGACGTGATGACCAAGACCATTCGGTGGCTGTCCCCCGACGCTGACGTGAGAAGCGCGGCCGACATGATGCGCGAGTACGGCATCCATCGCGTTCTGGTCTTGAATCGCGGCCACCTCGTGGGTTTGGTTTCGGCAATGGACATTGCCCGGGCGGTGGCCGAGAGGCAGCTCCCGAATCGCAGCTTCGTGTTCGACAAGACCAGCTGA
- a CDS encoding ABC transporter ATP-binding protein yields MVEIEGLRKRFGRLCVLDGVDLSIARNRVTAIVGPNAAGKTTLIKTILGLTRPDGGTIRVNGKPVDGREDYRAHIGYMPQIARFPDNLSATDLFEMLKDLRGAGVAVDQRLAEAFRLDCEVSRPLRTLSGGTRQKINAVMAFLFAPDLLILDEPTAGLDPVASGVLKARIAEERASGTTFILTSHIMSELEELADDVVFLHDGRVEFAGPVAEIKSLTRQNNLERAIAEMMIRGAAA; encoded by the coding sequence ATGGTAGAGATCGAGGGGCTCCGAAAACGGTTCGGCCGGCTCTGCGTTCTCGATGGAGTCGACCTGAGCATTGCGCGCAATCGCGTGACTGCAATCGTCGGTCCGAACGCGGCCGGGAAGACAACACTGATCAAGACGATTCTCGGACTCACTCGCCCTGATGGCGGCACCATCCGGGTGAATGGCAAACCTGTGGACGGGCGCGAGGATTACCGAGCTCACATCGGCTACATGCCCCAGATCGCGCGCTTCCCCGACAATCTGAGCGCCACCGATCTCTTCGAGATGCTGAAGGACCTGAGGGGCGCTGGTGTTGCGGTGGACCAGCGATTGGCCGAAGCGTTCAGGCTCGACTGCGAGGTTTCGAGGCCGCTGAGGACACTTTCCGGCGGAACACGTCAGAAGATCAATGCGGTGATGGCTTTTCTGTTCGCCCCGGATCTTCTGATTCTCGACGAGCCGACGGCCGGCCTCGACCCGGTCGCCAGCGGCGTGTTAAAGGCGCGAATCGCGGAGGAGCGAGCGTCGGGAACGACTTTCATTCTCACGTCGCACATCATGAGCGAGCTCGAGGAGCTGGCGGACGATGTGGTGTTTCTTCACGACGGCAGAGTAGAGTTCGCCGGTCCTGTCGCGGAGATCAAGAGTCTCACCCGGCAGAACAATCTCGAGCGCGCAATCGCAGAGATGATGATTCGAGGCGCTGCCGCATGA
- a CDS encoding universal stress protein — protein MNAIANGPIAREMPAKRHSPVRRAVILVATDGSERSHAAYTAAELIAAQTHARVHVLSVVEPFPPVAEIPGTTIPTPGVEESTKDALRADMVEQLLTRGRLGRWSTEILVGKPARVIAEVAKEREVDLIIIGAGQHGMIDRLLGEETSSNLARVVQRPVLVASPSLVRLPRRVILALDLDQSDRGELVSALELLGSPEEVSVVHVTPRSESFGIDWAEFDDEYRGDVARAYGELVAALASLPGVRPTLAIEHGEAAREINRFAERNAADLIVLGVKRRSPFSVAPGAGIALKVARSAGCSVLLVPKHRSAF, from the coding sequence ATGAACGCCATTGCCAACGGTCCCATCGCGCGCGAGATGCCGGCGAAGCGTCACTCGCCCGTGCGTCGCGCCGTAATACTCGTTGCAACCGACGGATCCGAGAGATCGCACGCAGCCTACACAGCCGCAGAGCTGATTGCGGCGCAAACCCACGCACGAGTCCACGTGCTCTCCGTTGTGGAGCCATTCCCTCCTGTCGCCGAAATTCCGGGAACGACGATTCCAACCCCGGGTGTCGAAGAATCGACAAAGGATGCGCTGCGCGCCGACATGGTGGAGCAGCTCCTGACGCGAGGGCGCCTTGGACGGTGGTCGACCGAGATATTGGTGGGAAAGCCGGCAAGGGTAATTGCCGAGGTCGCGAAGGAGCGCGAGGTGGACCTCATCATTATCGGCGCGGGGCAGCACGGGATGATCGACCGTCTGCTCGGAGAGGAAACCTCGAGTAACCTCGCCAGGGTTGTCCAACGGCCGGTGCTCGTGGCTTCGCCGTCCCTTGTACGCCTTCCAAGGCGCGTTATCCTCGCGCTCGACCTGGATCAGTCAGATCGCGGCGAGCTTGTCAGCGCGCTCGAGCTTCTTGGCTCGCCGGAAGAGGTGTCCGTCGTGCACGTGACTCCCCGTTCCGAATCTTTCGGAATTGATTGGGCGGAATTCGACGATGAGTATCGCGGCGATGTGGCCAGAGCGTACGGCGAGCTGGTGGCAGCACTTGCTTCGCTTCCTGGAGTCCGGCCGACTCTTGCCATCGAGCACGGCGAAGCAGCACGCGAGATCAATCGGTTCGCGGAGCGCAACGCTGCAGACCTGATCGTGCTCGGTGTGAAGCGCCGGAGCCCATTCTCAGTTGCCCCCGGCGCAGGTATCGCGTTGAAAGTCGCTCGCTCGGCCGGCTGCTCGGTGCTCCTCGTTCCAAAGCACCGTTCAGCGTTTTGA
- a CDS encoding universal stress protein, which produces MSDPAAHRHDPAAESAYPPVRQASSGPILVATDGSAAGEAAFRAAVLVAAKLSVSVRVIVVVEPLPVLVPEPSLIMQPLVASPEMLNVVRDRVISQLDGLATEGLNWRVEIEYGRPSEKIANKARACDAQLIVIGLVHHGVVDRILDGDTALEVVRQSRAPVLLASADWKAQPKRAVLAVDFSPQSIEAARAGLRLLGDGSTVFLAHVRPMVTVFDGMGMCKEEYETAAAKELQKFALALPAPAGVRVEQVILSGNPAAAMLGLAEEENAELIVCGTRGAGLVQRLLLGSVATRLMRHSTRSLLIVPDSADSA; this is translated from the coding sequence ATGTCTGATCCCGCCGCACATCGGCACGACCCCGCCGCGGAAAGCGCTTATCCGCCAGTGAGGCAAGCGTCCTCCGGCCCAATTCTGGTCGCAACCGATGGCTCGGCCGCGGGTGAAGCAGCATTCCGCGCCGCAGTGCTCGTTGCCGCGAAGTTGTCCGTGAGTGTGCGCGTCATCGTTGTCGTAGAGCCGTTGCCCGTGCTGGTGCCCGAGCCCTCACTCATAATGCAGCCGCTGGTTGCGTCTCCGGAGATGCTGAACGTCGTTCGTGACCGTGTGATATCGCAGCTCGATGGCCTCGCAACTGAGGGATTGAATTGGCGCGTGGAAATCGAGTACGGAAGGCCAAGCGAAAAAATCGCGAACAAAGCTCGCGCCTGCGATGCGCAGCTGATTGTCATCGGGCTCGTGCACCACGGTGTGGTGGACAGGATTCTTGACGGTGACACCGCGCTCGAGGTGGTGCGTCAGTCTCGGGCGCCGGTGCTTCTCGCATCGGCGGATTGGAAAGCGCAACCGAAGCGCGCTGTACTCGCTGTCGATTTCAGCCCGCAAAGCATCGAAGCAGCTCGCGCCGGGCTGCGTCTTCTCGGAGACGGATCGACGGTGTTTCTCGCACATGTGCGGCCGATGGTGACTGTGTTCGACGGAATGGGCATGTGCAAGGAGGAGTACGAGACTGCCGCGGCGAAAGAGCTCCAGAAGTTCGCCCTTGCGTTGCCTGCTCCGGCTGGAGTGCGTGTCGAGCAGGTGATCCTTTCGGGCAACCCGGCTGCCGCCATGCTTGGCCTCGCCGAGGAGGAGAATGCGGAACTGATCGTCTGCGGCACGCGCGGGGCCGGGCTGGTGCAGCGGCTGCTACTCGGCAGCGTGGCGACGCGGCTCATGCGTCATTCGACACGATCGCTTCTCATCGTTCCCGATTCGGCGGACTCAGCGTAA
- a CDS encoding plastocyanin/azurin family copper-binding protein: MTGRILVAISFVLVAAVSCSKGENAATSDAPAAAPAAPSVAGAPATPAPGGKVIVVEMVTDEKGNYFTPAEIEAHQGDVIRFTLRVGVHNVNFLADSNSIKTGLPPASDMLQLPGQTYDLLVNLPEGDYYFQCDPHAALGMKGKLEVED; the protein is encoded by the coding sequence ATGACAGGACGAATTCTTGTCGCGATTTCATTTGTTCTTGTAGCTGCGGTCTCATGCAGCAAGGGAGAGAACGCAGCAACGAGTGACGCTCCCGCAGCTGCGCCCGCCGCTCCATCGGTTGCCGGTGCGCCTGCGACTCCCGCGCCCGGCGGGAAGGTGATCGTCGTGGAGATGGTGACGGACGAAAAGGGAAACTACTTCACCCCCGCCGAGATCGAGGCGCATCAGGGTGACGTTATACGGTTCACGCTCAGGGTGGGGGTTCACAACGTGAACTTCCTTGCCGACTCCAACAGCATCAAGACGGGCCTGCCTCCCGCCAGCGACATGCTTCAGCTGCCGGGACAGACATACGATCTGCTGGTCAACCTGCCCGAGGGGGATTACTACTTTCAGTGTGACCCGCACGCCGCGCTCGGAATGAAAGGCAAGCTCGAGGTCGAAGACTGA